One region of Streptomyces davaonensis JCM 4913 genomic DNA includes:
- a CDS encoding nucleoside triphosphate pyrophosphohydrolase produces the protein MNTTSPEAAPAAPGRIVLLTTSHRVAPGLLSWPAWEALRSADSVLCADGAHPQLPYLREAGIQVAEASPTAEELVGACAGGRTVVVVATGEGEPALTDGLARLAGSGRVSMPELELLPASYDLPGARLLDLVQVMDRIRAECPWSSQQTHKGLAKYGIEEAYELVEAIEEGDRDELREELGDVLLQVVFHARIAEEDPDAPFSIDDVAGTIVTKLIHRHPHVFGDETASTPEEVKAHWLRTKAEEKQRESVTDGVPLGQPGLALAAKLASRVRTAGLDVPLPKTDGIGYELLALAVRAEAEGVDPEAALRAAGRAYRDAVRAAEGLEG, from the coding sequence GTGAACACCACCAGCCCCGAAGCCGCACCGGCCGCCCCCGGCCGGATCGTCCTGCTCACCACCAGCCACCGCGTCGCCCCCGGTCTGCTGTCCTGGCCGGCCTGGGAGGCGCTGCGCTCCGCCGACAGCGTGCTGTGCGCGGACGGCGCGCACCCCCAGCTGCCGTATCTGCGCGAGGCCGGCATACAGGTGGCCGAGGCGTCCCCGACCGCCGAGGAACTGGTCGGCGCCTGCGCCGGCGGCCGCACCGTCGTGGTCGTCGCGACCGGCGAGGGCGAACCGGCGCTGACCGACGGCCTCGCCCGCCTCGCCGGCTCCGGCCGGGTCAGCATGCCGGAGCTGGAGCTGCTCCCCGCCTCCTACGACCTGCCGGGCGCCCGGCTCCTCGACCTCGTCCAGGTCATGGACCGCATCCGCGCCGAGTGCCCCTGGTCCTCGCAGCAGACCCACAAGGGGCTGGCCAAGTACGGCATCGAGGAGGCGTACGAACTCGTCGAGGCGATCGAGGAGGGGGACCGCGACGAACTGCGCGAGGAATTGGGGGATGTGCTCCTCCAAGTGGTCTTCCACGCCCGGATCGCCGAGGAGGACCCCGACGCCCCCTTCTCCATAGACGACGTCGCGGGCACCATCGTCACCAAGCTGATCCACCGCCACCCGCATGTGTTCGGGGACGAGACGGCCAGTACTCCCGAGGAGGTCAAGGCGCACTGGCTGCGCACCAAGGCCGAGGAGAAGCAACGGGAGTCGGTCACCGACGGCGTCCCGCTCGGCCAGCCCGGCCTCGCCCTCGCGGCGAAGCTGGCCTCCCGGGTCAGAACGGCCGGCCTGGACGTCCCCCTGCCGAAGACCGACGGCATCGGCTACGAGCTGCTCGCGCTGGCGGTGCGTGCCGAGGCCGAGGGCGTCGACCCGGAGGCCGCGCTCCGGGCGGCGGGACGCGCGTACCGGGACGCCGTGCGGGCTGCCGAGGGCCTGGAAGGTTAG
- a CDS encoding serine/threonine-protein kinase — MSTLIGQGGMGQVWTAYDQRLDRRVAVKLLRPDKVAGQEAEELRRRFVRECRVTAQVDHPGLVTVHDAGSEGEELFLVMQYVDGADLSDHLAEHDPYPWQWAVAVAAQLCAVLSAVHAVPIVHRDLKPRNVMVKQDGTVTVLDLGVASVMDADTTRLTHTGTPIGSPAYMAPEQAMGGAVGPYTDLYALGVLLHELLSGDVPFSGSTALGVLHRHLYEPPLPVRRMRPEVPEGLEALVLRLLAKDPQHRPASAQEVYEDLALLLPARGTPTGAPLDPTRPFLRPHAPWPDRARTPAPQPAPATPVTPAAEKPDVARAVDEVKRLLGEGRITQAVDILGAILPVAAEQHGEHSPVVRTLRKQYAATLMDDGQYRRALPVLRSLAAERAAEAGHADPQSLRFRYDAAQCLEQLGDPAAALSEYRSLLPYYENQYVAGDPQLAHDVRRRIGHLQLALGDRAGAHDTLVRLLHDVERLNGPGHPMAADIRRTLQWLGQMRG, encoded by the coding sequence CTGTCCACGCTCATCGGACAGGGAGGCATGGGCCAGGTCTGGACGGCGTACGACCAGCGGCTCGACCGGCGCGTGGCGGTGAAACTGCTGCGCCCGGACAAGGTGGCGGGACAGGAGGCGGAGGAGCTGCGCCGCCGGTTCGTGCGCGAGTGCCGGGTGACCGCGCAGGTCGACCACCCCGGTCTGGTCACCGTGCACGACGCGGGCAGCGAGGGCGAGGAGCTGTTCCTCGTCATGCAGTACGTCGACGGCGCGGACCTCTCCGACCATCTCGCCGAGCACGACCCGTACCCCTGGCAGTGGGCGGTCGCGGTCGCCGCGCAACTGTGCGCCGTGCTGAGCGCCGTGCACGCCGTGCCGATCGTCCACCGCGACCTCAAGCCGCGGAACGTGATGGTGAAGCAGGACGGCACCGTCACCGTCCTCGACCTCGGCGTCGCCTCCGTCATGGACGCCGACACCACCCGCCTCACCCACACCGGCACCCCCATCGGCTCGCCCGCCTACATGGCGCCCGAGCAGGCGATGGGCGGCGCGGTCGGCCCGTACACCGACCTGTACGCGCTCGGTGTGCTCCTCCACGAACTGCTCAGCGGCGACGTGCCGTTCTCCGGCTCCACGGCGCTCGGCGTGCTGCACCGGCATCTGTACGAGCCCCCGCTGCCCGTGCGCCGGATGCGCCCCGAGGTGCCCGAGGGGCTCGAAGCGCTCGTCCTGCGCCTGCTCGCCAAGGACCCGCAGCACCGCCCGGCGTCCGCGCAGGAGGTGTACGAGGACCTGGCGCTGCTCCTGCCCGCGCGCGGGACGCCGACCGGGGCGCCCCTCGACCCCACGCGCCCCTTCCTGCGCCCGCACGCCCCCTGGCCGGACCGCGCGCGCACCCCCGCGCCCCAGCCCGCCCCCGCCACGCCCGTCACCCCGGCCGCCGAGAAGCCCGACGTCGCCCGCGCCGTCGACGAGGTCAAGCGCCTCCTCGGCGAGGGCCGCATCACCCAGGCCGTGGACATCCTCGGCGCGATCCTCCCGGTCGCCGCCGAGCAGCACGGCGAGCACTCTCCCGTGGTGCGCACCCTGCGCAAGCAGTACGCGGCCACACTCATGGACGACGGCCAGTACCGGCGCGCGCTCCCCGTCCTGCGCTCCCTGGCCGCCGAACGCGCCGCCGAGGCGGGCCACGCCGACCCCCAGTCCCTGCGCTTCCGCTACGACGCGGCCCAGTGCCTGGAGCAGCTCGGCGACCCGGCGGCGGCGCTCAGCGAGTACCGCTCGCTGCTGCCGTACTACGAGAACCAGTACGTGGCCGGCGACCCCCAGCTCGCGCACGACGTCCGCCGCCGCATCGGCCACCTCCAGCTGGCCCTCGGCGATCGGGCCGGCGCCCACGACACCCTCGTACGCCTGCTGCACGACGTGGAGCGCCTCAATGGCCCCGGTCACCCCATGGCGGCGGACATCCGGCGGACGCTCCAGTGGCTCGGGCAGATGCGTGGCTAG
- a CDS encoding sel1 repeat family protein translates to MSGVLDELAGAAAGVLVSSMGDEDWAERAKPAFVRVYAMAMKQDVGPLLEEHRSEVRGGRLSATDVADIWRGKIREAFKQAVIAAEIDRFIKDFRQSNLHSCRSCAAQVEPYDIYCGECGDVLGAPGPAPATAPVSIPVSISPESRSAQLVPDPLPAQYAQDHVDFREARFNNAPVIGVQNIYGTTGPAPADGWPLLGELRRRAQGIRPVSSFGDEPTLPPYIARSRDADLDRLVAHGLREGGLVVVTGEPLAGKTATAWAALERNAGEHTRLFHAHAGADLRELPAALRGRDPSGTYVVWLDDLESHLDERGLVAGLLAQLAHEGVLVLATMRGAAYEAHRFGDHPTARALRGARTVDLTCEWSEAELARLAKSDDPRLVDAVRWRGELGVTQFLSVGPELWEEWRLASRPGRGSGHLLVRAAIDAARCGVTSGLSAGAWEFLINERRMYGSGTTLDVPVSPDDLEWASRPRLGVAGLLVPGAEEGTWRACGTLVADAIRCPDLPLFTPHLWGSMAWMAGKYDLPERAEVSRAAREAVRVEAEAGDSSAPVILGVLSTWAGDDPEARHWWGRVAEEDEREAYMLGRYLLLEQGELAEALPHIQRAAEAGNPEPAQELGFLLLARAQQWLAVAAANGNASAAEVLPVLTATLRDENLQAALARHRAPDATPPAIPGPPLSSERTIAFALDMILGRRPDLTHAVNAATPPDTVKE, encoded by the coding sequence ATGTCAGGGGTGTTGGACGAACTGGCCGGTGCGGCGGCCGGGGTTCTGGTGTCGTCCATGGGCGACGAGGACTGGGCGGAGCGGGCCAAGCCGGCGTTCGTCCGTGTCTACGCGATGGCCATGAAGCAGGACGTGGGCCCGCTGCTGGAGGAGCACCGGAGCGAGGTGCGCGGCGGGAGGCTGTCCGCGACGGACGTGGCCGACATCTGGCGGGGCAAGATCCGTGAGGCGTTCAAGCAAGCGGTCATCGCGGCCGAAATCGACCGGTTCATAAAGGACTTCAGGCAGAGCAACCTCCACTCCTGCCGGTCCTGCGCGGCCCAGGTGGAGCCCTACGACATCTATTGCGGGGAGTGCGGTGACGTCCTCGGCGCTCCTGGCCCCGCTCCCGCCACCGCACCGGTGAGCATCCCCGTCTCGATCTCCCCCGAGTCCCGTTCCGCCCAGCTCGTCCCGGACCCCCTCCCCGCCCAGTACGCCCAGGACCACGTCGACTTTCGGGAGGCCAGATTCAACAACGCCCCCGTCATCGGCGTACAGAACATCTACGGCACCACGGGCCCAGCGCCCGCGGACGGCTGGCCCCTGCTCGGCGAGTTACGGCGGCGCGCTCAGGGCATACGGCCCGTCAGTTCCTTCGGGGACGAGCCCACGCTGCCGCCGTACATCGCGCGCAGCCGGGACGCGGACCTCGACCGGCTGGTCGCACACGGGCTGCGGGAGGGCGGTCTGGTCGTCGTCACCGGTGAGCCGCTGGCCGGGAAGACGGCCACCGCCTGGGCCGCGCTGGAGCGCAACGCCGGCGAACACACCCGGCTCTTCCACGCCCACGCCGGGGCGGATCTGCGCGAGCTGCCCGCGGCTCTGCGCGGACGGGATCCCTCCGGTACGTATGTGGTCTGGCTCGACGACCTGGAGAGCCACCTCGATGAACGGGGCCTGGTGGCGGGGCTGTTGGCGCAGCTCGCGCACGAGGGCGTGCTGGTGCTGGCGACGATGCGGGGCGCCGCGTACGAGGCGCACCGCTTCGGCGACCATCCGACGGCGCGTGCGCTGCGCGGTGCCCGCACGGTGGATCTGACCTGTGAATGGAGCGAGGCCGAACTCGCGCGGCTCGCGAAGTCGGACGACCCGCGGCTGGTGGACGCGGTGCGATGGCGGGGCGAGCTGGGGGTCACTCAGTTTCTGTCGGTGGGGCCGGAGTTGTGGGAGGAGTGGCGTCTGGCGAGTCGGCCAGGGCGAGGGAGCGGCCATCTGCTGGTGAGGGCGGCCATCGACGCGGCCCGGTGCGGAGTCACCAGCGGGCTCTCGGCCGGGGCATGGGAGTTCTTGATCAACGAGCGTCGGATGTACGGGAGCGGGACCACCCTGGACGTCCCTGTCTCACCGGACGATCTGGAGTGGGCGTCCAGACCTCGGCTGGGCGTCGCCGGGCTGCTGGTGCCCGGCGCGGAGGAGGGCACCTGGCGGGCGTGCGGGACGCTGGTCGCGGACGCGATCCGCTGCCCGGACCTGCCGCTCTTCACCCCGCATCTGTGGGGGTCCATGGCCTGGATGGCGGGGAAGTACGACCTGCCCGAGCGTGCCGAGGTGTCCCGGGCGGCCCGGGAAGCCGTGCGGGTCGAGGCCGAGGCAGGCGACTCGTCAGCGCCGGTGATCCTCGGCGTCCTGTCGACCTGGGCGGGCGACGACCCCGAAGCACGGCACTGGTGGGGCAGGGTCGCGGAGGAGGACGAGCGCGAGGCGTACATGCTCGGGCGGTATCTCCTGCTCGAACAGGGCGAGCTGGCCGAAGCTCTCCCCCATATCCAGAGAGCGGCCGAGGCGGGCAACCCCGAACCCGCACAGGAGCTCGGATTCCTTCTCCTCGCGCGTGCCCAGCAGTGGCTCGCGGTGGCGGCCGCGAACGGCAACGCCTCCGCGGCCGAGGTCCTTCCCGTGCTCACGGCGACGCTCCGGGACGAGAACCTCCAGGCCGCCCTCGCGCGGCACCGTGCCCCCGACGCGACGCCGCCCGCCATCCCCGGCCCCCCGCTGTCGTCCGAACGCACCATCGCCTTCGCCCTCGACATGATCCTCGGCCGCCGCCCCGACCTGACACACGCAGTGAACGCCGCCACCCCGCCGGATACCGTCAAGGAGTGA
- a CDS encoding N-6 DNA methylase — translation MQDNATEVTAAGIARLAGVGRAAVSNWRRRHADFPKPVGGTETSPSFALAEVEDWLCRQGKLAEVPLRERVWQQLAGHPEGPVTALTHAGCVLLLIHDRPRLWLEVSAGSDERLAAMLPEALEEVLTARFGVTSARRGSAAVNSRSAVNSSGAVNRSGAVNRSGAVNAVDAVNTADAVSAAANSPAVNTPPTVHTATLHTPAVHTPTGPEALPSAPLLRGAAELAAELGGARQAFEFLLGRHLDANPRQYTLTPAELAGLMADLAGPASTVLDPACGTGALLRAVAPRPEQELYAQDSATDLAAVTALRLALRGRATVRAAVGDTLRADAFPELRAEAVLCHPPFNERNWGHDELAYDPRWEYGFPARTESELAWVQHALARLKDGGTAVLLMPPAAASRRSGRRIRADLLRRGALRAVVALPVGAAPPYNIPLHLWVLRRPDKAPAQPEVLLADAGQFATEGRGGPDWRAVRDAVLDAWRVFDRTGTLDERPGLARALPVIDLLDDDVDLAPARHLPPATAADGAEALTAVRERLGETLGLAGALTPPPPAGTRPVRWPLTTVGELARGGALVLRTGGNGGHARVPVLTDHDVLAGTAPSGTLPESDEEPVLTEPGDVVVPVLGGGSVARVIDDATGGAALGRNLVLLRPDRAALDAWFLAGFLRGTANNRQASSYASTATRLDVRRLQLPRLPLDEQRRYGARFRALDEFERALRHASRLGDQLVRGMYDGLTDGTVAPD, via the coding sequence GACTGGCTGTGCCGCCAGGGGAAACTCGCCGAAGTCCCGCTGCGTGAACGGGTCTGGCAGCAGCTCGCCGGGCACCCCGAGGGCCCGGTCACCGCGCTCACCCACGCCGGCTGCGTCCTGCTGCTGATCCATGACCGGCCCAGGCTCTGGCTGGAGGTGAGCGCGGGCTCCGACGAGCGGCTCGCGGCGATGCTCCCGGAGGCGCTGGAGGAGGTGCTCACGGCGCGGTTCGGGGTGACGTCGGCACGACGGGGCTCGGCGGCTGTGAACTCGCGCTCGGCTGTGAACTCCTCCGGTGCTGTGAACAGGTCGGGTGCTGTGAACAGGTCGGGTGCCGTGAACGCGGTCGACGCCGTGAACACCGCCGACGCCGTGAGCGCCGCCGCGAACAGCCCGGCTGTGAACACCCCGCCCACCGTTCACACGGCAACCCTTCACACGCCGGCCGTCCACACCCCCACCGGCCCCGAAGCCCTCCCCTCCGCCCCCCTTCTCCGCGGCGCCGCCGAACTCGCCGCCGAGCTGGGCGGCGCCCGACAGGCCTTCGAGTTCCTGCTCGGCCGCCACCTCGACGCCAACCCGCGCCAGTACACGCTCACCCCCGCCGAACTCGCCGGTCTCATGGCCGACCTGGCGGGCCCGGCCAGCACCGTCCTCGACCCGGCCTGCGGCACCGGCGCTCTCCTGCGCGCCGTCGCCCCCCGCCCCGAGCAGGAGCTGTACGCGCAGGACAGCGCCACCGACCTCGCCGCCGTCACCGCGCTCCGGCTCGCCCTGCGCGGCCGCGCCACCGTGCGCGCCGCCGTCGGCGACACCCTGCGCGCCGACGCGTTCCCCGAGCTGCGTGCCGAGGCCGTCCTGTGCCACCCGCCGTTCAACGAGCGCAACTGGGGCCACGACGAACTCGCCTACGACCCGCGCTGGGAGTACGGCTTCCCGGCGCGCACCGAGTCCGAGCTGGCCTGGGTGCAGCACGCGCTCGCGCGACTGAAGGACGGCGGCACCGCCGTGCTCCTGATGCCGCCCGCCGCCGCCTCCCGCCGCTCCGGCCGCCGCATCCGCGCCGACCTGCTGCGGCGCGGCGCGCTGCGTGCCGTCGTAGCGCTGCCGGTCGGTGCCGCGCCGCCGTACAACATCCCGCTGCACCTGTGGGTGCTGCGGCGGCCCGACAAGGCGCCCGCGCAGCCCGAGGTGCTGCTCGCGGACGCCGGGCAGTTCGCGACGGAAGGGCGCGGCGGGCCGGACTGGCGGGCCGTGCGGGACGCCGTGCTCGACGCCTGGCGGGTCTTCGACCGGACCGGCACCCTCGACGAGCGGCCGGGCCTCGCCCGCGCGTTGCCCGTCATCGACCTCCTCGACGACGACGTCGACCTCGCCCCGGCGCGCCATCTGCCGCCCGCCACCGCGGCCGACGGCGCCGAGGCGCTCACGGCAGTGCGCGAGCGCCTGGGGGAGACGCTGGGGCTCGCCGGTGCGCTCACGCCCCCGCCCCCCGCCGGTACGCGCCCCGTGCGCTGGCCGCTCACCACCGTCGGCGAACTCGCCCGCGGGGGCGCCCTGGTGCTGCGTACCGGTGGAAACGGCGGCCACGCACGCGTGCCCGTGCTCACCGACCATGACGTCCTCGCCGGGACGGCGCCTTCGGGGACGCTGCCCGAGAGCGACGAGGAGCCGGTGCTGACCGAGCCGGGCGATGTCGTCGTGCCGGTGCTCGGCGGCGGCTCGGTGGCGCGCGTGATCGACGACGCGACGGGGGGCGCCGCCCTGGGGCGCAACCTCGTGCTCCTGCGCCCCGATCGCGCGGCGCTCGACGCGTGGTTCCTCGCCGGGTTCCTGCGCGGCACCGCCAACAATCGCCAGGCCAGCAGCTATGCGTCCACGGCCACGCGCCTGGACGTGCGCCGCCTCCAGCTGCCCCGGCTCCCGCTCGACGAACAACGGCGCTACGGCGCGCGCTTCCGCGCACTCGACGAGTTCGAGCGGGCGCTCAGGCACGCGAGCCGACTCGGGGACCAGCTCGTGCGCGGGATGTACGACGGCCTGACCGACGGGACGGTCGCGCCCGACTGA
- a CDS encoding SurA N-terminal domain-containing protein, producing MHRRNRRRRTALLLSAAIAAAPLLTACGNDAHPGAAAVVGDQRITVSQLENRVNEVRAAQRAAVGDEAQYAQAVARTGSLTRDTLHGMVLDRVLHQAAEDAGVTVSRKEIQQMRTGLEQQAGGTEALETAWLQEYGVAPQRLEENLRLQLEAQKLAAALGTDTSRPEFWKALSEASEKLDVDLNPRYGTWDVQKSSRVDAKTPWVREVTAADSQQPA from the coding sequence TTGCACCGCCGCAATCGCCGCCGTCGCACCGCGCTCCTCCTCTCCGCCGCCATCGCGGCGGCGCCCCTCCTCACCGCCTGCGGAAACGATGCGCATCCCGGCGCCGCGGCCGTCGTCGGCGACCAGCGGATCACCGTCTCCCAGCTGGAGAACAGGGTGAACGAGGTGCGCGCGGCGCAGCGCGCGGCCGTCGGGGACGAGGCGCAGTACGCCCAGGCCGTGGCCCGGACCGGCAGCCTCACCCGCGACACCCTGCACGGCATGGTCCTGGACCGGGTGCTGCACCAGGCCGCCGAGGACGCGGGTGTCACGGTCAGCCGCAAGGAGATCCAGCAGATGCGCACCGGCCTGGAGCAGCAGGCCGGTGGCACCGAGGCGCTGGAGACGGCCTGGCTCCAGGAGTACGGCGTCGCACCGCAGCGACTGGAGGAGAACCTCCGGCTCCAGCTGGAGGCCCAGAAGCTCGCCGCCGCGCTCGGCACCGACACCAGCCGCCCGGAGTTCTGGAAGGCCCTGTCCGAGGCATCCGAGAAGCTCGATGTCGACCTCAACCCGCGCTACGGCACCTGGGACGTCCAGAAGAGCAGCCGCGTGGACGCCAAGACGCCATGGGTGCGCGAGGTGACGGCGGCGGACTCGCAGCAGCCGGCGTAG